Proteins from one Salmo salar chromosome ssa07, Ssal_v3.1, whole genome shotgun sequence genomic window:
- the LOC106608867 gene encoding phosphatidylinositol 3-kinase catalytic subunit type 3 isoform X1, with protein MDTDKFNYVYSCDLDINVQLKIGSLEGKREQKSYKALLQDPMLRFSGLYQENCSDLYVTCQVFAEGKPLALPVRTSYKAFSTRWNWNEWLKLPVKYPDLPQSAQVALTVWDVYGPGRATPVGGTTVTLFGKYGMFRQGMHDLKVWPGVEGDGGEPTSTPGRTSSSLAEDQMGRLAKAPDLEFLSDLTKAHRQGHMVKVDWLDRLTFREIEMINESEKRSSNFMYLMVEFPRVKTGEKPEYSIVYYEKDGDDASPVLTSADIVKVPDPQMCMENLVESKHHKLARSLRSGPSDHDLKPNAATRDQLNVIVNYPPTKQLSSEEQDLVWKFRYYLTTQEKALTKFLKCVNWALPGEAKQALELLGKWRPMDVEDSLELLSSQFTNPTVRRYAVTRLQQADDEDLLMYLLQLVQALKYENFNDIQCGLEPGGKRDSQGLAESSTLGDLDSSQILTAPAVPPPVPNGKEGADSENPEVKSVQEKGKDRSLSEERGSNVCSVFLQQDLCTFLISRACKNSTLANYLYWYVIVECEDQDTQQRDLKTHKMYLNVIGRFSQALLKGDKSVRVMRSLLASQQTFVDRLVQLMKAVQRESGNRKKKTERLQALLADNEKVNLCEIDPIPLPLEPSVRIRGIVPDTATLFKSALMPAKLIFKAEDGAMYPVIFKHGDDLRQDQLILQIISLMDKLLRKENLDLKLTPYKVLATSTKHGFMQFVQSVPVAEVLATEGNIQSFFRKHAPSEKGPYGISPEVMDTYVKSCAGYCVITYILGVGDRHLDNLLLTKTGKLFHIDFGYILGRDPKPLPPPMKLSKEMVEGMGGMQSEQYQEFRKQCYTAFLHLRRYSNLILNLFSLMVDANIPDIALEPDKTVKKVQDKFRLDLSDEEAVHYMQSLIDESVGALFAAVVEQIHKFAQYWRR; from the exons ATGGATACAGACAAGTTTAACTATGTCTACAGTTGTGACTTGGACATTAATGTTCAACTAAAAAT AGGCAGTTTGGAGGGCAAGCGGGAGCAGAAGAGCTACAAGGCCCTGCTGCAGGATCCAATGTTGCGGTTCTCTGGCCTCTACCAGGAGAACTGCTCAGACCTCTATGTTACCTGTCAGGTGTTCGCAGAGGGCAAGCCCCTGGCGCTCCCCGTGCGCACCTCCTACAAGGCCTTCAGTACACGCTGGAA CTGGAATGAGTGGCTGAAGCTGCCAGTGAAGTACCCAGACCTGCCCCAGAGTGCCCAGGTGGCCCTTACTGTGTGGGATGTGTACGGACCGGGCCGAGCCACCCCTGTGGGGGGAACCACCGTCACCCTCTTCGGCAAATATGG gaTGTTCCGGCAGGGCATGCATGACCTGAAGGTGTGGCCGGGGGTGGAGGGGGACGGAGGGGAGCCCACCAGCACCCCAGGGAGGACCAGCAGCAGTCTGGCAGAGGACCAGATGGGGCGACTGGCCAAG GCCCCTGACCTGGAGTTTCTCAGTGAT cTGACCAAGGCCCACCGGCAGGGTCACATGGTGAAGGTAGACTGGTTGGACCGCCTGACcttcagagagatagagatgatcAATGAG AGTGAGAAGCGTAGCTCCAACTTCATGTATCTTATGGTGGAGTTTCCTCGTGTCAAAACTGGAGAAAAGCCAGAGTACAGTATTGTCTATTATGAGAAG gatggagatgACGCCTCACCGGTGCTCACCAGCGCTGACATCGTTAAAGTCCCTGACCCTCAGATGTGCATg GAGAACCTTGTGGAGAGCAAGCACCATAAATTGGCCCGTAGCCTTCGGAGTGGCCCGTCGGACCACGACCTGAAGCCCAACGCTGCCACACGAGATCAGCTCAAC gtcaTAGTGAATTACCCTCCGACCAAGCAGCTGAgctcagaggaacaggacctgGTGTGGAAGTTCCGTTACTACCTCACCACTCAGGAGAAG gCACTGACCAAGTTCCTAAAGTGTGTGAACTGGGCGCTGCCCGGGGAGGCTAAGCAGGCTCTGGAGCTGCTCGGGAAGTGGAGGCCCATGGATGTAGAGGACTCCCTAGAGCTGCTCTCCTCCCAGTTCACCAACCCCACCGTGCGACGCTACGCTGTGACCAGGCTGCAGCAGGCCGACGACGAG GACCTGCTGATGTACCTTCTCCAGCTGGTCCAGGCTCTGAAATATGAGAACTTCAACGACATCCAGTGTGGGCTGGAGCCAGGAGGCAAGCGGGACAGCCAGGGCCTGGCAGAGAGCTCCACCCTGGGGGACCTAGACAG TTCCCAGATCTTGACTGCTCCAGCAGTGCCCCCACCTGTCCCGAATGGAAAGGAAGGGGCGGACAGTGAGAATCCCGAGGTAAAAAGTGTCCAGGAGAAGGGAAAGGACAGAAGTTTGTCTGAAGAGAGAGGTAGTAATGTTTGTTCTGTGTTTCTACAGCAGGACCTGTGTACCTTCCTCATCTCCCGTGCCTGTAAGAACTCAACACTGGCCAACTACCTGTACTG GTATGTAATAGTGGAGTGTGAGGACCAAGACACCCAGCAGAGAGACCTTAAAACCCACAAGATGTACCTCAACGTCATTGGGAGGTTTAGCCAAGCACTGCTCAAG ggtgaTAAGAGTGTGAGGGTGATGCGGTCTCTCCTGGCATCCCAACAGACGTTTGTGGACAGGCTGGTGCAGCTGATGAAGGCCGTGCAGAGAGAGAGCGGCAACCGCAAGAAGAAG ACGGAGCGACTGCAGGCTCTGCTGGCGGACAACGAGAAGGTGAACCTGTGTGAGATTGACCCCATCCCGCTACCTCTGGAACCCTCGGTCAGAATCCGAGGCATCGTACCAGACACCGCCACGCTCTTCAAG AGCGCCCTGATGCCAGCCAAGCTGATCTTCAAGGCGGAGGATGGGGCGATGTACCCTGTCATCTTTAAACACGGAGACGACCTGAGACAAGACCAGCTCATCCTACAGATCATCTCTCTCATGGACAAG TTGCTCAGGAAAGAGAACCTGGACCTGAAGTTGACTCCTTACAAAGTGCTGGCCACAAGCACCAAGCATG GGTTCATGCAATTTGTCCAGTCAGTGCCTGTGGCTGAGGTCCTGGCCACTGAAGGAAACATCCAG AGTTTTTTCAGAAAACACGCCCCCAGTGAAAAGGGGCCCTATGGCATCAGCCCTGAGGTGATGGACACCTACGTCAAGAGCTGTG CTGGTTACTGTGTCATCACATACAtcctgggtgtaggagacagaCACTTGGACAACCTGCTCCTCACAAAGACTG GAAAGTTGTTCCACATAGACTTTGGCTACATCCTGGGTCGTGACCCCAAGCCCCTGCCTCCTCCTATGAAGCTGAGTAAGGAGATGGTGGAGGGGATGGGCGGCATGCAGAGTGAACAGTACCAGGAGttcaggaaacagtgttacacAGCCTTCCTACACCTCAGAAG gtACTCTAACCTCATACTAAATCTGTTCTCTCTCATGGTGGACGCCAACATTCCCGACATCGCCCtggagcctgacaagactgttaagAAG GTGCAGGACAAGTTCAGATTGGACCTGTCGGACGAGGAGGCGGTGCATTACATGCAGAGTCTGATTGATGAGAGTGTGGGAGCTCTGTTTGCTGCCGTGGTGGAGCAGATACACAAGTTTGCCCAG
- the LOC106608867 gene encoding phosphatidylinositol 3-kinase catalytic subunit type 3 isoform X4, with amino-acid sequence MDTDKFNYVYSCDLDINVQLKIGSLEGKREQKSYKALLQDPMLRFSGLYQENCSDLYVTCQVFAEGKPLALPVRTSYKAFSTRWNWNEWLKLPVKYPDLPQSAQVALTVWDVYGPGRATPVGGTTVTLFGKYGMFRQGMHDLKVWPGVEGDGGEPTSTPGRTSSSLAEDQMGRLAKAPDLEFLSDLTKAHRQGHMVKVDWLDRLTFREIEMINESEKRSSNFMYLMVEFPRVKTGEKPEYSIVYYEKDGDDASPVLTSADIVKVPDPQMCMENLVESKHHKLARSLRSGPSDHDLKPNAATRDQLNVIVNYPPTKQLSSEEQDLVWKFRYYLTTQEKALTKFLKCVNWALPGEAKQALELLGKWRPMDVEDSLELLSSQFTNPTVRRYAVTRLQQADDEDLLMYLLQLVQALKYENFNDIQCGLEPGGKRDSQGLAESSTLGDLDSSQILTAPAVPPPVPNGKEGADSENPEDLCTFLISRACKNSTLANYLYWYVIVECEDQDTQQRDLKTHKMYLNVIGRFSQALLKGDKSVRVMRSLLASQQTFVDRLVQLMKAVQRESGNRKKKTERLQALLADNEKVNLCEIDPIPLPLEPSVRIRGIVPDTATLFKSALMPAKLIFKAEDGAMYPVIFKHGDDLRQDQLILQIISLMDKLLRKENLDLKLTPYKVLATSTKHGFMQFVQSVPVAEVLATEGNIQSFFRKHAPSEKGPYGISPEVMDTYVKSCAGYCVITYILGVGDRHLDNLLLTKTGKLFHIDFGYILGRDPKPLPPPMKLSKEMVEGMGGMQSEQYQEFRKQCYTAFLHLRRYSNLILNLFSLMVDANIPDIALEPDKTVKKVQDKFRLDLSDEEAVHYMQSLIDESVGALFAAVVEQIHKFAQYWRR; translated from the exons ATGGATACAGACAAGTTTAACTATGTCTACAGTTGTGACTTGGACATTAATGTTCAACTAAAAAT AGGCAGTTTGGAGGGCAAGCGGGAGCAGAAGAGCTACAAGGCCCTGCTGCAGGATCCAATGTTGCGGTTCTCTGGCCTCTACCAGGAGAACTGCTCAGACCTCTATGTTACCTGTCAGGTGTTCGCAGAGGGCAAGCCCCTGGCGCTCCCCGTGCGCACCTCCTACAAGGCCTTCAGTACACGCTGGAA CTGGAATGAGTGGCTGAAGCTGCCAGTGAAGTACCCAGACCTGCCCCAGAGTGCCCAGGTGGCCCTTACTGTGTGGGATGTGTACGGACCGGGCCGAGCCACCCCTGTGGGGGGAACCACCGTCACCCTCTTCGGCAAATATGG gaTGTTCCGGCAGGGCATGCATGACCTGAAGGTGTGGCCGGGGGTGGAGGGGGACGGAGGGGAGCCCACCAGCACCCCAGGGAGGACCAGCAGCAGTCTGGCAGAGGACCAGATGGGGCGACTGGCCAAG GCCCCTGACCTGGAGTTTCTCAGTGAT cTGACCAAGGCCCACCGGCAGGGTCACATGGTGAAGGTAGACTGGTTGGACCGCCTGACcttcagagagatagagatgatcAATGAG AGTGAGAAGCGTAGCTCCAACTTCATGTATCTTATGGTGGAGTTTCCTCGTGTCAAAACTGGAGAAAAGCCAGAGTACAGTATTGTCTATTATGAGAAG gatggagatgACGCCTCACCGGTGCTCACCAGCGCTGACATCGTTAAAGTCCCTGACCCTCAGATGTGCATg GAGAACCTTGTGGAGAGCAAGCACCATAAATTGGCCCGTAGCCTTCGGAGTGGCCCGTCGGACCACGACCTGAAGCCCAACGCTGCCACACGAGATCAGCTCAAC gtcaTAGTGAATTACCCTCCGACCAAGCAGCTGAgctcagaggaacaggacctgGTGTGGAAGTTCCGTTACTACCTCACCACTCAGGAGAAG gCACTGACCAAGTTCCTAAAGTGTGTGAACTGGGCGCTGCCCGGGGAGGCTAAGCAGGCTCTGGAGCTGCTCGGGAAGTGGAGGCCCATGGATGTAGAGGACTCCCTAGAGCTGCTCTCCTCCCAGTTCACCAACCCCACCGTGCGACGCTACGCTGTGACCAGGCTGCAGCAGGCCGACGACGAG GACCTGCTGATGTACCTTCTCCAGCTGGTCCAGGCTCTGAAATATGAGAACTTCAACGACATCCAGTGTGGGCTGGAGCCAGGAGGCAAGCGGGACAGCCAGGGCCTGGCAGAGAGCTCCACCCTGGGGGACCTAGACAG TTCCCAGATCTTGACTGCTCCAGCAGTGCCCCCACCTGTCCCGAATGGAAAGGAAGGGGCGGACAGTGAGAATCCCGAG GACCTGTGTACCTTCCTCATCTCCCGTGCCTGTAAGAACTCAACACTGGCCAACTACCTGTACTG GTATGTAATAGTGGAGTGTGAGGACCAAGACACCCAGCAGAGAGACCTTAAAACCCACAAGATGTACCTCAACGTCATTGGGAGGTTTAGCCAAGCACTGCTCAAG ggtgaTAAGAGTGTGAGGGTGATGCGGTCTCTCCTGGCATCCCAACAGACGTTTGTGGACAGGCTGGTGCAGCTGATGAAGGCCGTGCAGAGAGAGAGCGGCAACCGCAAGAAGAAG ACGGAGCGACTGCAGGCTCTGCTGGCGGACAACGAGAAGGTGAACCTGTGTGAGATTGACCCCATCCCGCTACCTCTGGAACCCTCGGTCAGAATCCGAGGCATCGTACCAGACACCGCCACGCTCTTCAAG AGCGCCCTGATGCCAGCCAAGCTGATCTTCAAGGCGGAGGATGGGGCGATGTACCCTGTCATCTTTAAACACGGAGACGACCTGAGACAAGACCAGCTCATCCTACAGATCATCTCTCTCATGGACAAG TTGCTCAGGAAAGAGAACCTGGACCTGAAGTTGACTCCTTACAAAGTGCTGGCCACAAGCACCAAGCATG GGTTCATGCAATTTGTCCAGTCAGTGCCTGTGGCTGAGGTCCTGGCCACTGAAGGAAACATCCAG AGTTTTTTCAGAAAACACGCCCCCAGTGAAAAGGGGCCCTATGGCATCAGCCCTGAGGTGATGGACACCTACGTCAAGAGCTGTG CTGGTTACTGTGTCATCACATACAtcctgggtgtaggagacagaCACTTGGACAACCTGCTCCTCACAAAGACTG GAAAGTTGTTCCACATAGACTTTGGCTACATCCTGGGTCGTGACCCCAAGCCCCTGCCTCCTCCTATGAAGCTGAGTAAGGAGATGGTGGAGGGGATGGGCGGCATGCAGAGTGAACAGTACCAGGAGttcaggaaacagtgttacacAGCCTTCCTACACCTCAGAAG gtACTCTAACCTCATACTAAATCTGTTCTCTCTCATGGTGGACGCCAACATTCCCGACATCGCCCtggagcctgacaagactgttaagAAG GTGCAGGACAAGTTCAGATTGGACCTGTCGGACGAGGAGGCGGTGCATTACATGCAGAGTCTGATTGATGAGAGTGTGGGAGCTCTGTTTGCTGCCGTGGTGGAGCAGATACACAAGTTTGCCCAG